The DNA segment GGCAGTGGAAGAAGCGGCTAAGGGTGGGGGTGTATACCCTGAAGTGTTGTTTGAGGTTGCTCACCAGTGGTTCTGGCTATATGAGCAAACAGCAGGTGGCTCATCCACAGCCCGTGAAGGGGCTACAAGCTGTAGTGCCAGTGGGATCAGGGCAGCTGGGGAGGCTGGGCGGGGGCTGCCTGAGGGCAGGGGGGGCCCAGGCACTGAGCCGGTTacagtggcagcagcagcagtgacAGCAGCAGCCACAGTGGTGCCAGTCATCTCAGTGGGGTCCAGTTTATATCCAGGTCCAGGACTGGGGCATGGTCATTCCCCTGGCCTGCACCCCTACACTGCTCTACAGCCCCACCTGCCCTGCAGCCCTCAATACCTCACCCACCCAGCTCACCCTGCCCACCCAATGCCTCATATGCCCCGGCCTGCCGTCTTCCCTGTGCCCAGCTCTGCATACCCACAGGTGAGACCAGTGTTTTGTTGGGGGGTTGGGCACGTGGGAGAACATTAGGAGTTCATGTGGGGTTGGAGTGTGGGGTACTCTGGGAGAATAATAGGACTGTCTTGGTGAGGTGGTGGGGGTCTGGGGGGACTCAGGCCAACCAAGATAAGAAATGTAGGGATACCCACTTGTGGGATGAAGGGGGAGAACCACATCTTAATATAATTTCCTACTCTTTTCCCTGTCTCTAGGGTGTGCATCCTGCCTTCTTGGGGGCTCAGTACCCTTACTCAGTGACTCCCCCCTCACTTGCTGCCACTGCTGTGTCTTTCCCCGTCCCTTCCATGGCACCCATCACAGTACATCCCTACCACACAGAGCCAGGGCTCCCACTGCCCACCAGTGTGGCCTGTGAGTTGTGGGGACAGGGAACAGGTGAATGGAGGGGAGGTACACTGGGcaggggagatggggggaggaaCCCTCTCCATCCCTCTTTGGGCTGTGAATTCCTCATATAGCTTTCATCCCACCCTCAGTGAGCAGTGTCCATCCAGCATCCACGTTTCCAGCCATCCAGGGTGCCTCGTTGCCTGCTCTGACTACACAGCCCAGTCCTCTGGTGAGCGGAGGGTTTCCACCACCCGAGGAGGAGACCCACAGTCAGCCTGTCAACCCACACAGCCTACACCACCTGCACGCTGCCTACCGTGTTGGTGAGAAGTCTTTTTTTTGTGCCCCCACCTGCAGTTGTGCCAGAGGCTCTTTAGTGATGCCTCCCTCCCCACGGCTCTTACTTTGTTTGTTGTGGGGTCCGATGTACCAGATTGAGGTGCAGGGTGAAAAGGATGTACCTTCACTATGTGCTCACCCTTTTCTCCCAGGAATGCTGGCACTGGAGATGCTGGGTCGCCGGGCACACAATGATCACCCCAACAACTTCTCCCGCTCCCCCCCCTACACTGATGATGTCAAATGGTTGCTGGGGCTGGCAGCAAAGCTGGGTaacacctcccctccccaggacCATTGTCCGcccccacccactttccccacctTCCTGTCCCAGACCTCCTTCCTAGCTCTTGCTCAGAGTTGAGGCCTTGGTCGGGTATGTGTGCGtgcgcggggggtggggggttaccTCAGctcctggggtggagggaggctctCTGCCAGGCCAGAGCTGAGAGATAAAAGTTGGGTCCCTAGGGCAGAGGTGGCCACCCCCGTCtcatgcccctccccctgccccccaggagtGAACTACGTGCACCAGTTCTGTGTGGGGGCAGCCAAGGGGGTGCTGAGCCCGTTTGTGCTGCAGGAGATCGTCATGGAGACGCTGCAGCGGCTGAGCCCTGCTCATGCCCACAACCACCTGCGTGCCCCGGCCTTCCACCAACTGGTGCAGCGCTGCCAGCAGGCATACATGCAGGTGACAACCCTGGAAGTATGGAGTAGGGTGGAGCACCTCCTGGGCAGGCATGGAACCGATTACCCCGCATGCTAGGGAGGACGGGCCTGGTTCTGTGCTTAGTGGCTCATCCTCTTCCAGTACATTCACCACCGTTTGATTCACCTGACCCCTGCCGACTACGACGACTTTGTGAATGCGATCCGCAGTGCCCGCAGCGCCTTCTGTCTGACACCCATGGGCATGATGCAGTTCAACGACATCCTGCAGAACCTCAAGCGCAGCAAACAGACCAAGGAGCTGTGGCAGCGGGTCTCACTCGAGATGACCACCTTCTCCCCATGAGTCTGGCCCCTCTAGGGTCCTATACAGGGATACAGGCCTGTGGCTATGGGGGCCCCTCACACAGAGGGAGTGAATCTTGGCTGGACAGATCATCCCCACTCAGTTCTCTGGTAGCCCAGACTGGCAGCTGCTCTTGGGCTGTAGCTTGGGGCCAAGATGTCTCAAACCCTAGAAGCCTAGGGTTGGGGGAGACAGCCCTATCTGGGAGGGGGCATTGGGTGGCCTCTGGTATTTATTtggcatttataaatatataaactccTTTTTTACTCTAGTCTGCCTGGGCCTTTGCCTTCTTTCCCTCCATGTGCAGATGAACTTTGAACCGGGGTGGGGGAAAAGACTGATACTTCCTTTATTCTAAGTTTCTCCCACTCCAGTGAggcagacaaaacagaaaaataaggatGTTTATTAAGGACATTTCTAGCCCACAGCTAGGGCTCATACTCAGCTCTATGAGCCACTGTCCGGCCTCATCCCCATTCAATGTGAATGACATTAGGGAGGCCGGGCCACAGGTAGATCCCATTGATCccacagtggggggggggtccctcccATAGCCaggtatagatagatatactGCTGAGAATGAAGAGGGAAATCACTGGATTAATAAGTTCCTCTACACCTTGCCTGGACCCTTTCATTCTCACCCACCTTCAAAGACCATGGGTTGAAGGTGGCTAGTACCATGATGTGGGGTATCAAGGGAAGCCCCTTTATAAGACCCTAGAGGTATGGGAAAGGACTGCCCTTTCCTTCTCAGCCATCCCAGGCCTGGGGGCCACTGAGGTagaaggggcaggggctgggccacTCTAATACCCCTTGTGGGCCCTGCTCTGGGCTTGCCCTTTAGGGTAGTGGGGCGCTTTTGCTGGTACAGGAGGCCTGGACATCAGCCCAGACTGGAATGTTGCAGTTCTTCCCGAAGCCATGAGGGCACTGGCTGTCCAAGCCGGCTTAGCAGCTTCGACAGATCCAAATTGTGGTTCCGGAAAAAATCCATAAGAAAAAGGCGGGACTGAGAGGAGAAAAATGGAGGCAGAAATGGTAAGGAGTGGGACGTAGGATGAGACCTCAGAGGTAGAGAGGGATACCTTGTCTGAGGCTTTACTCACCTCAGTGTCCATATCCGGATACCTCCGGCCTTTGCTTTTGCCCAGACAACGAGTCTTCCCACCTTCAAGTCCCTGGCACCAGAATCCCTTATCTTCATCAAACCTGCTCAATAGCAAAAGGGCATTAATTggtagggagaaaagaaaattcaagccCCATAAATGTATATTACCTCTCCCAGCTCACAGGGACACATGTCTCTTCCAAACAGACATGGTCAACCTGTTTCCCCATTTCCCCGATTCCTCCTCCCCTGGGTCATGCTCTCCCACCTGAGGGTCCGTGTGTAGTTCAGAAAGGGTGTGATACCCAGGAACTTCTGGATGCTCTCCATTGAGGCAGCTGGGTTGGTACGCAGCTCTTGCCCATCCACAATCAGCAACTAAAGGGACAGAGATGTAGTTCCCTCTGTATTCCTTAGAAGCCTCTAGGCTGAAGGgacaaagaagggaagggggaccCCAACAAAGGCTACTGGGGGGCATGTACCTGTCCAGAGGGGTAGTAAGTCAGCCAGCGCTGCAGATGGGTGGAATAGTAGCCAGGGACAAGACAGCGGTTCTGCAGGGAGCGAAGTGCCAGAGGGGCCTGAGAGGAGGCTGAAATCACCTGGTAGAAAGTATAATTCAGAGCAGCTGGGTCTCCATGTGCTCGCTGGTGCTGAAGGACAAGGAATAGGAAAGGATGGGTGATTTGATAGAATTATTCTGCCCTACTCTTGATCTGATGAATACACAACATAGGAATCCCACACCAAAGCAATTTAGTTTCCCTaccctcttcctttctgtctctagcAGTCACCACCTCCCTCACTTAAGCCCTAATGTATCCCTAGCTTCAGGCTCACCTGATACCAGGAGTAGGCCCTGTCAGCAGGGTTGGTGAGCACAGTGATGATCTTGGCTCGTGGCAGAAGGGCAGCCCCCCGACGTGGTACAACCTCTGAGTCAAAGTAGGTGGCacttttttcaaagagaaagtcAGTGCTGGCATTGGAAGGGACAGGGAAGAAGTCCATGTACCTAGGAAGtagcacagaggagaggcagagaatttGCAGCATGAAGGGGCCAGATACCTGCACTGGTGGAAGCTGGAATGAGGATTTGGAGGGAAGGGAATGTTCCTCTGAGAAGCATTACAAAGGGTCCCAGTCTCACCAATCAATACCCTTGTGGTAATTAGGGCCGTTGAAGAACTGAATCTCCTCAAAGGTGCTGGGGCTAGGGAAGCTGCTAGTCACAGCTGGGTGCAGGCTCAGGAAGAAGTGAATAGCTGTGGTCCCTAAATGGGAGAGAAGGTCGAGGCTATTTTGGGAAAGAAGCCAGATCAACAATATGAATTTTAAGGAGGTGAGAAAATAACCACTCTGAGTAGTAATATCCCCTTTGGACAAACTagagtgagagaaggaaaagacagtgAGACCCAGGGAAGTTAAAATAGTTCTCAGCCTTgactgcatcagaatcacttgtggatctttaaaaaaaacaaaccacagatgATTCTGATTCAGGATTAAGAATCACTGTCTCAAGAGACTGGATTAAGGAGAGGTGGGTATGAGAAGGGAATTCCTTGGCCAAAGAATCCTTTGGGCTTAAGGCAGGGCAAGAGAAGTTGGCTAAGGACGATTCACCTGTTTTCTGGGGTCCCACAATCAAGAACTTGGGTAGCCGATCACAGGTTTTCTCCTTGGACCAGATATCTTTGTGCCTCTTGTCATCACAGGGATTCTGAAGGTGAGGCCAAGAATCAgatgtttcatcttttcttcaaCTCTCTCCACCCCCATCACGTCTCTGGTCAGCCTGAGCTCCAACCATACCTGCCAAAGGGGGCTTCGCTCTTGAGGGAACAGTTCAAAGTACTTTCGTGCAagagggacaggaggaagggTCTGTAGGCGCAGCCGTGTCCAGCATTGAAGGAAACGCACCAGGCTCTCAAAGGTATACAGGCCCAGCCGATCATTTCCATAATTTGACAGATGGGTCATAAAAATGCTGATCTGCAAGAGGGAGCCTGCGTGTCAGAATTAGAGAGCCTACCCCACCTCAGAATCAGGCTTGGTGAGCAAAGTTCCCAGCCTACGTACACTTCAGCTCTCCAATCTTCTAGCCCTTCCTCTCAGCACCTTACCGGATTAAGCAGCACTGTCAGAAAGAGCTCTCCACCTCGGATGCTCCGGTCTAGTTCACGAGAGCCTCCAGGATATTCATTATAGAAGATTGTGTGAGTGAAGAGTCCACACGTCTGCCGTGGTAATAcctagaagaaggaaaaaacaaactaacatGAGATTTGAAAggcagaatgaaaaataaataagggacaAAAGACCTAAGGCATTAGGATTCCCTGGGTTTGTAAAGTACTGAGTTACACCAATAAAACTCTTACTATGTGCATTATGACTTTTCACCCCTTTACCCCCTATTATGTGAACTTGGACTGGCAGTTGAGAGGACACAGGTCAGTGCAGGTTGGTGGCTGTCTAAATGTAGGAGTTTGATTCAGGTTTGTATCAGGGGTCCCTCACCATAATGCCATTGTGAATGAAGCCACGGCGGTAGCGGGCAGGGCGGAGATGGGGATATTCCTCAGTGCTGGTCACCTGGATGCCCCACACAGATTTCCAGGCCTCATAGAGTTGCGTGTGGATGGGGTATACACCCGAGTGGTGGGGGGCCACAGCATACCCCAGATCCGTGGGAATCCCATGTTCCTGGGAATGGCATAGATTCTCACCAGGACCTGGTGAGGTTCAGGGAGTAGAGGGTAAAGAGGGTGGGGATACctccacagaaagaaaaatggaaagggtAGGGAAAGGGCAGCCCATTAGGGGAAGGTTGAAAAGGAATCATTATCTCTGGGAAAAAGTATGGGGAACAGATCCAAGGGTCTCACCAGAGCAAACTGTTTGTTGAGCCTCATCTGGTCAGCCAGCACGGAGCGATTGTGGAACAGGTGTGGCTGCATGTGGCTCCACATGTGGGGGAACCACCAGAACTCTTTGCGGTGCTTCAGCAGCATGTCGTCCCCTGcatcctcctcctctgtccctatGACCACACACTGACCACTGACCACAGCCAGTCAGGCCCTGTGCCCTCCTCTGTTCTGTAACAACACTGACCATCTTCCATTCTTGGGATAAGATTGCTGACCTCTGCCCACCTGAGACTATTTTGCCCCACTGCTGACTTGCTCTTCAGCCACCCATGCTAACCTAAGTTCATATCCACCGCTAGCTCCTCACCATATTTTGACCCCAAACCCTGCCCCTTTTCTCCAACTTGCCTGCCCAGGAAGATGAACAGTGAAGGAACAGTCCAAACTAAGACAGATATGCTGAAGGAACAGGGGAATACACTCACCAGTATGATAGAACTTGCCCGAGAAGCCCAAGTTGAAAGTGAAGTTGGGGACTAAGGTCCTGAGTTTGTTCTGGGTGGTCAACAGAGCCTGGGAAGAGTAGCAGGAACACAAGAAATCATGAGA comes from the Panthera uncia isolate 11264 chromosome D2, Puncia_PCG_1.0, whole genome shotgun sequence genome and includes:
- the NDST2 gene encoding bifunctional heparan sulfate N-deacetylase/N-sulfotransferase 2 isoform X1 is translated as MLKLWKVVRPARQLELHRLILLLIAFSLGSMGFLAYYVSTSPKAKEPLPLPLGDCSSGGAAGPGPVRPPVPPRPPRPPETARTEPVVLVFVESAYSQLGQEIVAILESSRFRYSTELAPGRGDMPTLTDHTRGRYVLVIYENLLKYVNLDAWSRELLDRYCVEYGVGIIGFFRAHEHSLLSAQLKGFPLFLHSNLGLRDYQVNPSAPLLHLTRPSRLEPGPLPGDDWTIFQSNHSTYEPVLLASLRPAESPVPGPVPRRTRLPTVVQDLGLHDGIQRVLFGHGLSFWLHKLVFVDAVAYLTGKRLCLDLDRYILVDIDDIFVGKEGTRMKVADVEALLTTQNKLRTLVPNFTFNLGFSGKFYHTGTEEEDAGDDMLLKHRKEFWWFPHMWSHMQPHLFHNRSVLADQMRLNKQFALEHGIPTDLGYAVAPHHSGVYPIHTQLYEAWKSVWGIQVTSTEEYPHLRPARYRRGFIHNGIMVLPRQTCGLFTHTIFYNEYPGGSRELDRSIRGGELFLTVLLNPISIFMTHLSNYGNDRLGLYTFESLVRFLQCWTRLRLQTLPPVPLARKYFELFPQERSPLWQNPCDDKRHKDIWSKEKTCDRLPKFLIVGPQKTGTTAIHFFLSLHPAVTSSFPSPSTFEEIQFFNGPNYHKGIDWYMDFFPVPSNASTDFLFEKSATYFDSEVVPRRGAALLPRAKIITVLTNPADRAYSWYQHQRAHGDPAALNYTFYQVISASSQAPLALRSLQNRCLVPGYYSTHLQRWLTYYPSGQLLIVDGQELRTNPAASMESIQKFLGITPFLNYTRTLRFDEDKGFWCQGLEGGKTRCLGKSKGRRYPDMDTESRLFLMDFFRNHNLDLSKLLSRLGQPVPSWLREELQHSSLG
- the NDST2 gene encoding bifunctional heparan sulfate N-deacetylase/N-sulfotransferase 2 isoform X2, whose product is MLKLWKVVRPARQLELHRLILLLIAFSLGSMGFLAYYVSTSPKAKEPLPLPLGDCSSGGAAGPGPVRPPVPPRPPRPPETARTEPVVLVFVESAYSQLGQEIVAILESSRFRYSTELAPGRGDMPTLTDHTRGRYVLVIYENLLKYVNLDAWSRELLDRYCVEYGVGIIGFFRAHEHSLLSAQLKGFPLFLHSNLGLRDYQVNPSAPLLHLTRPSRLEPGPLPGDDWTIFQSNHSTYEPVLLASLRPAESPVPGPVPRRTRLPTVVQDLGLHDGIQRVLFGHGLSFWLHKLVFVDAVAYLTGKRLCLDLDRYILVDIDDIFVGKEGTRMKVADVEALLTTQNKLRTLVPNFTFNLGFSGKFYHTGTEEEDAGDDMLLKHRKEFWWFPHMWSHMQPHLFHNRSVLADQMRLNKQFALEHGIPTDLGYAVAPHHSGVYPIHTQLYEAWKSVWGIQVTSTEEYPHLRPARYRRGFIHNGIMVLPRQTCGLFTHTIFYNEYPGGSRELDRSIRGGELFLTVLLNPISIFMTHLSNYGNDRLGLYTFESLVRFLQCWTRLRLQTLPPVPLARKYFELFPQERSPLWQNPCDDKRHKDIWSKEKTCDRLPKFLIVGPQKTGTTAIHFFLSLHPAVTSSFPSPSTFEEIQFFNGPNYHKGIDWYMDFFPVPSNASTDFLFEKSATYFDSEVVPRRGAALLPRAKIITVLTNPADRAYSWYQHQRAHGDPAALNYTFYQVISASSQAPLALRSLQNRCLVPGYYSTHLQRWLTYYPSGQLLIVDGQELRTNPAASMESIQKFLGLMKIRDSGARDLKVGRLVVWAKAKAGGIRIWTLSPAFFLWIFSGTTIWICRSC